From Hevea brasiliensis isolate MT/VB/25A 57/8 unplaced genomic scaffold, ASM3005281v1 Scaf9, whole genome shotgun sequence, one genomic window encodes:
- the LOC110665293 gene encoding uncharacterized protein LOC110665293, with the protein MGYTYTPAYYSTLHDSIISLCKSVLPFSFKKRRLPAAEHRLSKLQSNNLKWQQDSFHQILNLMGLYKEGILAENEVSAFRTHLLETLIASPTEHEQPVILRDKLVFLQELLYAKCISEDEYHFSKRPLLQRLAVQGAETEARDVTVAGPKDLRENPEEEWSVIDFKDEKSLVAKENLSSKSISKPHSAIKQTKGAASAFGFGSSHKQTKQKEEKSIFEIEARYPLRDSNLRNKESEMKSILMQESLPNESTKECGSTDKAKRKPFRTLFQREQREAHCGSGSSDNCINSEEKVSKSAKKQWGFDGFKKWKKNDSDDETAPLPLNNERLASCHLVNTPVGEGPDTKLIKRKLHSNGSPSDFSIDKVSGDKIKKELSRIQTELCTTNTNLKFSDDQMEAISTK; encoded by the exons ATGGGGTACACATACACACCAGCATACTACTCCACCCTCCATGATTCAATCATCTCTCTCTGCAAGTCTGTCCTTCCTTTTTCCTTCAAGAAACGGAGGCTGCCTGCCGCAGAACACAGGCTCTCCAAGCTGCAATCTAATAACTTGAAATGGCAGCAAGATTCTTTCCACCAGATATTGAACTTGATGGGGCTCTACAAGGAAGGAATCTTAGCTGAGAATGAGGTCTCAGCTTTTCGAACGCATTTGCTGGAGACCCTTATTGCTTCTCCAACTGAACATGAACAGCCAGTCATTTTGAGAGATAAATTGGTCTTCTTGCAG GAGCTCCTTTATGCAAAATGTATATCAGAAGATGAGTACCATTTTTCAAAGAGACCATTGTTACAGAGGCTAGCAGTTCAAGGGGCAGAAACTGAGGCAAGAGATGTTACTGTTGCTGGCCCCAAAGACCTGAGAGAGAATCCAGAAGAGGAGTGGTCAGTCATTGATTTTAAAGATGAGAAAAGCTTGGTTGCTAAAGAAAATTTATCCTCTAAAAGCATATCAAAGCCTCACTCAGCAATCAAGCAAACTAAAGGAGCAGCCTCAGCTTTTGGCTTTGGATCATCTCACAAGCAAACAAAACAAAAGGAAGAGAAGAGCATATTTGAAATTGAAGCACGATACCCACTTCGGGATAGCAATTTGAGGAATAAAGAAAGCGAAATGAAGTCTATTCTCATgcaagaaagcttaccaaatgaATCCACAAAGGAATGTGGAAGCACTGATAAGGCAAAGAGGAAACCCTTTAGGACTCTGTTCCAAAGAGAGCAGAGGGAGGCTCATTGTGGCAGCGGCAGTAGCGATAATTGTATCAATTCTGAAGAGAAAGTGTCAAAATCAGCAAAGAAGCAATggggttttgatggttttaagaAATGGAAGAAAAATGATTCAGATGATGAGACTGCTCCGTTGCCTCTCAATAACGAAAGATTAGCATCTTGTCACCTTGTTAATACCCCCGTTGGAGAAGGACCAGACACTAAACTGATAAAGAGAAAGCTGCATTCAAACGGTTCTCCTTCAGATTTTTCCATTGACAAG GTTTCAGGGGACAAGATAAAGAAGGAACTATCACGAATTCAAACAGAACTCTGCACCACAAACACCAATCTTAAATTCTC GGATGACCAAATGGAAGCAATTTCCACCAAGTAA